The Psychrobacillus sp. FSL K6-4046 DNA window CGATGGATTACGTCATTTACTTGAACTTTTAGACGAGCATTGTATGGCGCTAAGTATTTACGAGTCTCTACATTACCTTGAATTGTAATTTCTTTTTGTCCTTCTCTAATTTCATCGATTTCAGTAACCGTACCTGTAATCTCTGAAATAACCGCTTGCCCTTTTGGATTACGAGCTTCGAAGATCTCTTGAATACGTGGAAGACCTTGTGTGATATCATCACCGGCAACCCCACCTGTATGGAATGTACGCATTGTTAACTGAGTACCTGGTTCCCCGATAGATTGAGCAGCGATAATACCTACCGCTTCCCCTACTTCTACCTTGTCACCTGTAGCTAAGTTTAAGCCGTAACATTTTTTACATACACCATGTTTCGTATTACAAGTAAATGCTGAGCGGATAGTTAATTGAGTAATTCCAGCATCTTCAATCAAACGCGCGATTTCATTAGTAATTAAGCCGTCTCTTTCTAAAATAACATGCCCTTTTTCAGGATGGAAAATTGTTTTCTTCGTATGACGACCAACAATACGTTCGCCAAACTCTTCAATAACTTCCGTTCCTTCCATAAGAGAACCTATTAGTAAGCCACGGTCAGTACCACAGTCATCCTCACGTACGATTACATCTTGCGCTACATCAACAAGACGACGAGTCAGGTAACCTGAATCGGCTGTTTTAAGTGCTGTATCGGCAAGACCTTTACGTGCACCATGTGTAGAGATGAAGTATTCAAGTACTGTTAAACCTTCACGGAACGATGACTTGATCGGAAGTTCGATAATTCGACCAGCCGGATTGGCCATCAGACCACGCATACCTGCAAGTTGAGTAAAGTTGGACGCGTTACCACGGGCACCAGAGTCACTCATCATGAAGATCGGGTTCATATTATCTAATGATTTCATTAGTTTTTCTTGAATAACTTCTTTTGCTCTACTCCAATGTCCAATAACGCTTGCATAACGCTCTTCTTCTGTTATTAGACCACGACGGAACTGTTTCAATACTTTATCTACTTTTCCTTGTGCTTCTTCAAGAATCTCACCTTTGTCTGGAAGTACGACGATATCAGAGATACCAATAGTTATACCAGCCTTAGTGGAATACTTAAATCCAAGTGCTTTCATACGGTCAAGCATTTTAGAAGTTTCTGTAATATGGAAACGTGTAAATACTTCAGCGATGATATTACCTAAAATTTTCTTCTTGAATGGTTGAACAAGTTCCATAGATTCAATATGTTTTTTCACATCTGTTATAGTAGAGATGAAATATTTTTCAGGTGTTTCAATTTGTAAATTATAATCCGTTGGTTCGTTAATGTACGGGAACGTTTCAGGAAGTATTTCGTTAAAAATAACTTTACCTACAGTAGTTAATAACAACATCTTGTTTTGTTCTTCCGTAAACGTCGGATTTTTTAATGATGATGCAGCAATTGCAATACGAGTATGCAAATGTACATGACCAGTGTTATAAGCGATTAACACTTCTTCTGGACCGTAGAATGTAGAACCTTCACCCATTGCACCTTTACGCTCTAGTGTTAAGTAATAGTTACCTAATACCATATCTTGAGAAGGTGTAACAACTGGTTTACCATCTTTAGGGTTCAAAATGTTTTGTGCTGCAAGCATTAATAGACGAGCTTCCGCTTGTGCTTCTGCTGATAAAGGAACGTGAACAGCCATTTGGTCACCATCAAAGTCAGCGTTATATGCTGTACATACTAGAGGGTGAAGACGAATTGCACGGCCTTCTACTAATGTTGGTTCAAATGCCTGGATACCTAGACGGTGAAGAGTAGGTGCGCGGTTTAATAAAACCGGATGCTCCTTGATTACATCTTCTAGTACATCCCAAACCTCTGGATGCATGCGCTCGATTTTACGTTTTGCACTCTTAATATTATGTGCCAAGCCGCGTTCCACTAGCTCTTTCATAACAAACGGTTTAAATAACTCGATTGCCATCTCTTTTGGAAGACCACATTGGTACATTTTTAAGTTTGGTCCTACTACGATAACCGAACGACCAGAATAGTCTACACGTTTACCAAGTAAGTTTTGACGGAAACGACCTTGTTTCCCTTTAAGCATGTGAGAAAGTGATTTTAATGGACGGTTACCTGGTCCTGTTACCGGACGGCCACGACGACCATTATCAATCAATGCATCTACTGCTTCTTGTAGCATACGCTTTTCATTTTGAACGATGATGCTTGGAGCACCTAAGTCCAATAAACGTTTTAAGCGGTTATTACGGTTGATTACACGACGGTATAGATCATTTAAATCAGATGTAG harbors:
- the rpoC gene encoding DNA-directed RNA polymerase subunit beta'; this translates as MIDVNNFEYMKIGLASPDKIRSWSYGEVKKPETINYRTLKPEKDGLFCERIFGPTKDWECHCGKYKRVRYKGVVCDRCGVEVTRSKVRRERMGHIELAAPVSHIWYFKGIPSRMGLILDMSPRSLEEVIYFASYVVIEPADTPLEKKQLLSEKEYRAYRDKFGSKFQAAMGAEAIKRLLSEIDLESETEHLKEELKTAQGQRRTRAIKRLEVVESFRNSGNKPDWMILDVLPVIPPELRPMVQLDGGRFATSDLNDLYRRVINRNNRLKRLLDLGAPSIIVQNEKRMLQEAVDALIDNGRRGRPVTGPGNRPLKSLSHMLKGKQGRFRQNLLGKRVDYSGRSVIVVGPNLKMYQCGLPKEMAIELFKPFVMKELVERGLAHNIKSAKRKIERMHPEVWDVLEDVIKEHPVLLNRAPTLHRLGIQAFEPTLVEGRAIRLHPLVCTAYNADFDGDQMAVHVPLSAEAQAEARLLMLAAQNILNPKDGKPVVTPSQDMVLGNYYLTLERKGAMGEGSTFYGPEEVLIAYNTGHVHLHTRIAIAASSLKNPTFTEEQNKMLLLTTVGKVIFNEILPETFPYINEPTDYNLQIETPEKYFISTITDVKKHIESMELVQPFKKKILGNIIAEVFTRFHITETSKMLDRMKALGFKYSTKAGITIGISDIVVLPDKGEILEEAQGKVDKVLKQFRRGLITEEERYASVIGHWSRAKEVIQEKLMKSLDNMNPIFMMSDSGARGNASNFTQLAGMRGLMANPAGRIIELPIKSSFREGLTVLEYFISTHGARKGLADTALKTADSGYLTRRLVDVAQDVIVREDDCGTDRGLLIGSLMEGTEVIEEFGERIVGRHTKKTIFHPEKGHVILERDGLITNEIARLIEDAGITQLTIRSAFTCNTKHGVCKKCYGLNLATGDKVEVGEAVGIIAAQSIGEPGTQLTMRTFHTGGVAGDDITQGLPRIQEIFEARNPKGQAVISEITGTVTEIDEIREGQKEITIQGNVETRKYLAPYNARLKVQVNDVIHRGQVLTEGSIDPKELLKVKDVSTVQEYLLKEVQKVYRMQGVEIGDKHIEVMVRQMLRKVRVIEAGETDLLPGSLLDIHQFAEANKEAVLQGKIPATCRPVILGITKASLETESFLSAASFQETTRVLTDAAIKGKRDELLGLKENVIIGKLVPAGTGMQRYRQIQITKNESDAQKEAVSAE